The Leishmania mexicana MHOM/GT/2001/U1103 complete genome, chromosome 27 sequence cctcagcctcggcctgctggcgggcagcctcctcagcctcagcctgctggcgggcagcctcctcagcctcagcctgctggcgggcagcctcctcagcctcggcctgctggcgggcagcctcctcagcctcggcctgctggcgggcagcctcctcagcctcagcctgctggcgggcagcctcctcagcctcggcctgctggcgggcagcctcctcagcctcggcctgctggcgggcagcctcctcagcctcggcctgctggcgggcagcctcctcagcctcggcctgctggcgggcagcctcctcagcctcagcctgctggcgggcagcctcctcagcctcagcctgctggcgggcagcctcctcagcctcagcctgctggcgggcagcctcctcagcctcagcctgctggcgggcagcctcctcagcctcggcctgctggcgggcagcctcctcagcctcagcctgctggcgggcagcctcctcagcctcagcctgctggcgggcagcctcctcagcctcggcctgctggcgggcagcctcctcagcctcagcctgctggcgggcagcctcctcagcctcggcctgctggcgggcagcctcctcagcctcagcctgctggcgggcagcctcctcagcctcagcctgctggcgggcagcctcctcagcctcggcctgctggcgggcagcctcctcagcctcggcctgctggcgggcagcctcctcagcctcagcctgctgccgggcagcctcctcagcctcagcctgctgccgggcagcctcctcagcctcggcctgctggcagGCAGCAGGTGTCGGGTTTGTATGGCGCTGCATGTCGGTAGACTTTTGCGCTTCTTCTTGGGAAAGAGTCATGTTTACGCCTCTGTTTGTTTCCTCGCAGCGTGAGAGCGCGCGATGTTTCATGTCTTTTGATGCTACACGGTTTCTGTAGCGTGGCATGTGTTCAATGAAGTTGACAGGCGCGACGCGGTGTAGTTGCTGCGATCACACTGGGTGCTCACACTCCAGAGAAGATCAATTGAGACTGGGGTCGGGCGTAGGTGCGGTGGAGGGTTCGCGGTAAAGACGCGCGAGTGTCAGCAGAAGGCCGGTCTGGTGAAGCGTGTGTGGGTCGGATGAGAGGCAGAGTGACTTGAGGGTAAATGGATGGTGTCTGCGAGTGGATCGTGATGTCACTGATGAGGCTGAGAGGATGAAGTGAGGGGGAGCTGAAGCACTTATATCCAAGCGAAGGGGAGACAACGGCAGGTTAGAGAAGGCCTTTGTGTAAAGCCAGCGTTTACAAAGGGTGCAACtaggaaaaagaaagataCGAAAATGACAAGGAAACAAATGGAAGACGGGCGTGCGAGCGTAAAGTCGACCAGCACCGCGGCTGTCATGATACCTGGCTGGCGCCGCACTGCTTTGTGGGGTAGCAATCCCAGGGGGGGGGTCTACCGGGAagcggtgaggaggggagcCGTATTGGTAAGGTTGGAGCTAGTCTCGCAGACGGTCGTGCAGTCGTCGCGAGGCGATTCGCTCGAAGAGCGTGCAGAGGCTGCTGGTCAGCGTCACATGGCGGGGCGGAGTGAGGGCGTTGCATGACTGCATCTATCCTTCGAGGCTAACTCTATGATGGGCATGTCCGAGCGAGGGCGACACGCAGGCTGTCTTCTCAAGAGTTGCTCTCACTCGCGTCACCTATGGCGTTCAGAGCCGCTTATAAGCGGCGTCGCCAGATGAGACAGCTTTCCCGGTGGCCTTCGCTATGAGTCCAGTTGTGAGTGTAACCTCATCCCTGAGTGACACTGTGCAGTTGTACGTGTGCAGTGGTGGTGAGTGTGGTGGGTAGGACTCCACGGGCGATCTGCCTTCCCTCCCTGGTGCGCTTTTGGCTTGTCGTGGCCAGGGTCAGCGCAGCCATCTGAAGCGTGCACATGTTTGCTTCTTTATCGCTGTGGTAGATACGGTCTTTGCGGATCGACTAGGCAATCACGTAGCGGTACAGTTTCCACATCGTTTTTTGGAAGGAACATGATTGGACCCCAGCCATCACTTGTGGCGCCGGGCCATACCCCTACTCACGGTGGACAGCGAACTTGATCACTCAGTGGTCACTCGGCGTCATTGTGACGGTTCCCCAATCTTAGATGACGCAGTCGAGCGTCAAGATGGCGTCTCCATGGTCCCATCTGCGCTGTGCCACGCCGAGGTGTTATTATCGCCTGCGCGTGTCAAGAATTTTCCATTGAGCCCGTCGTTTAGAATGGTCTCAGCCTAGTTGTGTCGTCATTTCGTATCCCACACCGGGTGGTGCGAGTTGGCCTCCATTCCAATACCGTGAGGGATGAATGTGACGTCGCTTGGCACCTGATCGAGAGAACTTCCCATGACGCCAGGCCATTCTTAGGCGTGTAGCCGGACGTGAGGTGTGCTCGTCTAGTAGGGTTATTGCAATAACGCCAGGGCACCACTGCTGCAATTTCGCCCTTTGAACGGGGGAGTTGGCCCACACGCCTACAAGCATGTCCTGTTGCCTTCGCAGGgagacgccagcgccgtACCTCTTTTCTCTTGCCACGCGGGAACGCTGAAAGCCGTGGGAACAAAATGCCCTATACGCCTGTCGAGGTGAAATCCATCTCTTGCCGAATACAGACTCGTGTAGTGTGGAGACGAGGAGAATAACTTGAAACGCTCATGCACGTATGCCGTGCACCTTAGACTAAGGTCATCGCTCACGGTGGTATTCCTCTTCGTCTCAACGGGACCACGGAGTAGAATTgacaaaaaggaaaagcgtgaagagcagagaaagagatgcagtgtgcgcacgtgtggcTCGGGTGTCGGTGAGTGCAGCAGaaccgcagcgcagcacgtcaagcacacaaacagaGAAAGGATATGTGCTGCTACTCAGCACTTGAGCCTCCTCTTTGGTGGTGGGAGAATGCGCTCACAAGACGAGGCATAGCGCTCTTCTTGCACATCACAGAGACAGTGCGGCTCACTAAACCTTTTTCCTCACGCCgccagccccccccccgatcccgctccctcctcctccagccaCGGCATGTTTTCTTTTATCGGAGTCGCACAGTAGGCGTTCTCGAGTGCGCATGTCACCTGCAGTACACTTTTTGCTTCCCTCGACAACCACCTCGGCCGGCTCAGTTGACTTTGCTAAGGAATGCGGAGTAATCGTGCACCTCGTGCGGCATCGCAGGACAGCACAAAtgagtcgctgctgcacacagacaccacCCCGCCCTCATTCTCAGTCTATGCAAGAGTACCACTTCTACGTTGATTCAAGGTCGCCGCTATAGGGTACACGTCTACTTCTTCACAGCTTTTTTGTGGCCGCTCGTTGCCTTTCGTAGAGTTCCGGAGACGTGCACGAGTTTTCCATCGCGCGGCCTCTTTGTACCAgcgagcggcgcacgcgcagcggctgtcTGCTGGGGTACCTTGGTGACGGTAAAGAAACTGTCCAGTCGTCCCTGCGTTTTCCTGGTGAGGGCAGTCCTCAGCCGCGCGATGCCTTTGTCGACGCGATCGGGGTTGAACAGCTTCTCCTTCACAAGAAACTGAATCAGCCCAGCCTCGTCTGGCTCCGAGAATTGAATGTCGATCTCTTCCGCGCGAGTCACCTCCGGATTCTGGAAGAAGGCGCGGGCCTCCTTGTAATAAAAGTCGGCAGGCACAGGGTGCTTCGTGGTGTCCAGAGACTCCAGAAACGACTCGATGCTGCCATAGCGTTGAATGCCCTCCCACGCCTTTTGCGGCCCGATCCCGGGAACCTTGGGAACGTAGTCGCATCCGAGAAGAATGCAAAGATCAACGAACTGGTCCATGGACAAACCCGTTGTTTGCAGCACCTCGTCGAGGTGAATTTCTGCAACGGGTCGCTTCTTGGCGTCGCTAATGTTCAGATGGCGGAGCATGATCGTGGAGCCAAACGTCAAGGCGTCCATATCCTCCGTGCCCACCGCCCAAGCCTTGCCCTTCTTCACCAGCTCTGCGCACTGAGCCTCGGCTTCCGAAGGTGCTTGGATCACAGGAATCCCCATGAGCCGTAGAAGCTTCTTGCTCTCGTCAATTTGTTCTCGACTCACGCGCACCGTTCGCTTACTCATCTTCTCCATCATTTCGTCGTCACCAGCATCTTTCGCTTTCTCAAactccttctctgcctcaGCAGCCTTctggcggcgcgcctccagctcgtcGGCCTTTAATTTCGGAGGCTTGCCATCAAAGACGTAGATGGGCTTGATCCCCTCATCGATCATGCGGAGAGTTCTGGCAAAGAGCCCGTTGAGGTGTGACGTCACATCACCCTTTTCGTTTGTGAGCTCCAATCCCTGCCCGTCCTGGAACCCCTTCATGGCAATAATGAACTGGTAAATGCTCATGGAGGCGTCGATGGCGATGCGACGCCCGAAGAAGTTCTTCATCTCTTGCTCCCGGATGGCATTTGGGGACTTATCGTAGAGCAGCTTTGATAAACCTAAGATTCCCATCTTCTAAAACTGCAACAAGCCACTTAGCAGTACATGCACTCCTTCACCTATCGGGGAGGAAGAGCAAGCTGAGCAgctttcgttttctcttcAACAGGCAGCCAGTGACGCCGTCCCTTCGTCGCTAAACCAGTGTTCTTGATGTGCCTCAGGGAGGCAATGCTCTCCTGTTTGCTGTCGTTGTTCTCTACGAGATGCACACTGCGAGCAAGTCGCAAGTAATTCCGTGCGAATTTGTGCAGTGAGAACAGGGCACAAGAGAAGAACAATCTGCGCGGCCACGGGACGCACACGAATGCGAAggatacagagagagaggatgcTGTCAGAGGAAGTGCTCAGAGGTCCCTCATGGAAGGGGATAGGCGGGGGAGGCATGCAGCGCTGATCTTGCTACTTCCGAACAAAGGCAGAATGGTGGCGATTGTCATGGAACCACAAACCCAAGCAAAACCGCGGCAACGATACAAGTAATATTTTGTGCTCTTGTGGCATGTCGGCTGAGGGTGAGATGATGAACCTTTTGTTTCTCCCTTTAGTTGTGTTTTGGCGTCGTATTTCTTGAGGCCTCCACGACGGTGGGTGCTATCTTGCTCACAACAGAAGGTGCAGACTACCTCGAATAGGAAGTACCGCTGTCGTGCCTCATCGCGCCAGCACAGCAACAGCCATGACCACAACTATCAgaccgaggaggagaaagtGAGGCAACTGAGCAGGCGACTTCTTCGCTGCCTCCGTCGCAGACGTTTCGCTCTTCCTGCAGGGTTGGAGGAATGGTTTTATACCGCGAACATCACCGCGTGAGACTCTTTGTCCGGTCGCATCCTCCATCATCTCCAACATCACGCCCCACTCGTCCTCTGTGATGGTATCTGTGCTGTCAAAGGCGTCGACATCGCACTCGAGACGGCAGCAATAGGATAGGTGAGCGTTGTGAGAGTTGATCTCGATGAGGCGCGTAGTCCTGGACGTCCAAGCCACCTTCAGCTGGCGGAAGAGAGTTTCGTAAAGCCCGCTAGCGCTCATGAGCGAAGGGACCATAACGACATGAATGCGAAGAGTGCTCGACACCGCACCAGTCTGGATTAGCTCGATTTTGCTCGAAGACGAGGGGGCACACTCCGTCAACGGAGCGTAGCTCTCCCCGTCCACTACTTGCGGAAGTGCATTGGAGCAGGAGATCAGTAAAGGCAAGGTGCTGTCGCACGTGTGCAAGGCACAACGAGCCTCAACGAAGGCGATATCGCTTTCCGAAACCTCCACTTTTTTCGAAGGCGCACCAAACATGCGGCAAGTGGGCGGGAGGTTTCTTTTTCCGTTAGGCACGACAACCTCAACGAGCTCCTTCCTCTTCAAATCAGGCAGCTCCGCTGCGAGAGATGTCAGTGCAGCCGTGTCTCCCGCAAAGCCCAACACCTCGATGCCGAACGGGAGCACGTTCTCCAGACTCTCTATCTGCTCTTCGGCCACGCTGGGGTCGTCGCACTGCACATAGCCAGCTAGCACGCACACGGTGCAAGGGGCCTCATTTACAGAGGAAGAGACGCAAGAGCGCTGCCCCACGAGTATCGACACACCATCATcggtcggcgccgccggcagtgAAGTGGAGATATGTAGTCGCCACATGAGATATTTTCTGAATGCAGGCGCAGTTGCCGTGAGAAGCACCGGTGAAAAATAGCATGGGTGGAGGAAAGAAGGAGCCAGTAACGCCAAGGAGGAAGCAACGGCAGAAGCTGTCATTGGTGACTTTGCGCAGGGAAAGCATGGCGGCGGCCCAGTTGGCCCCCAGAACGAGTGCCCATCAAGAGCTTCTCAGCGATGTGCCGGTGCAGCGAATGAATAATTCACGTTAGGAAAAGGAACGCTGCTCCGCTGGGGCAGGGTGGCGTGGCCACACTACAGTGAGAACGGCACATTCTTACTTTTCTCTCGGGTGTGTTTGATTTCTTTGTCGATGAGTTGGACAGggacacgtgtgtgcgcattcGCTGCGTCTACAACAAGTCAGAGAGAAATACACGAAAACGAACGGGGGAGGAAAAcctgcgcatgcacacacgttCGTACGTAGGACGGTACACGACCGCGCTACTGACGAATGAGACAACATACAAGAACACAAACAACAGCACCAactgaaaaaaaagaaattTGACATGTAAAAGAGAGCACCTGTGATCTCACGATGAAGCGCGGGAGTGTGAGAAGAGGATGGAGAAGGCAAAGAATGGGGTGAGGGCAACTCGTGCCTTGTCGGTGCTTGAGAAAGAGGCGCGACGCTGGATAAACTGATCGAAGGCAAAACGGCACAAGCACAAAACTATTGTCCACAAGTGGTATGCATGTATGCATGGCTATCCAACTTCCGACTGTCAGCGGCCTCGCCTTCGGAGTTTCTTTTTTCCGTGctctgcacacacatacacaacgACCCTTCATCTGCCCATATCCACAAATCACAAGTCGACCTCCCTCTTGTTTCGAGCgcccccccgcccctcatcAGTgccgagagaggagggggaagggggaagagggaagggagagaggaagcagaggaggaggggagaaacACGTAGCGAGTCGGACACCCATCGAAGCCACTATGCGAATGACGAAAATAaatgtatatatataaacAAACAGCGAAAGACAAGATGAATGAATGAACACGGGGTTGGTATACATGTCAGTCGTGGCCTTTACGAGCTGACGGGTCATTCGAGTACATCCTCTTTGGTCTCTCGACCTAAACGAAACGTGACCAGTGTTGCTGTTGATCTCTCGCAGCTTTCCTTCCTACACCGTGGAAGAACATAAGCAATCGGTGCTCGCCTGTCCACACCACAGCGAAGAAAAGCTGTCAGATCAAGAGACAGACGTACAGAAAAAAGGATGAGCAGAGAGCGGATGGGGTGGCAAAGAGAAACAGAGCATCACAAGCGAAGACACATGCACACCAGCACAGGCAgcgacggagagagagggagagagagcggagcaAAGGGAAGAGCGGGACTGCACAAAATTCAAAGGGAAGAGTAATCAAGAACATTCGGGAAAATGACGTATGACGAGGTACGTGCGGCAGggcaccaccgtcaccttttttgtctctctcgcttcatTTGTGTGAGGGGACAGCGCCTCCGTAGATGGGTTTGCtagcagggggaggggggacgtTCCCGCTGCTAGCAGAGTCGACTCCAGAGTCGTGTGCATTCGGGCACTTTCCTTCTCGAACTCGcacaacacgcgcacacacacgtgtataCACAAAGCTGTATCCACATGCACTGTCAGAGGTCACGGATACACACGAGGAAGCACgaagaggggg is a genomic window containing:
- a CDS encoding putative flap endonuclease-1 (FEN-1), which encodes MGILGLSKLLYDKSPNAIREQEMKNFFGRRIAIDASMSIYQFIIAMKGFQDGQGLELTNEKGDVTSHLNGLFARTLRMIDEGIKPIYVFDGKPPKLKADELEARRQKAAEAEKEFEKAKDAGDDEMMEKMSKRTVRVSREQIDESKKLLRLMGIPVIQAPSEAEAQCAELVKKGKAWAVGTEDMDALTFGSTIMLRHLNISDAKKRPVAEIHLDEVLQTTGLSMDQFVDLCILLGCDYVPKVPGIGPQKAWEGIQRYGSIESFLESLDTTKHPVPADFYYKEARAFFQNPEVTRAEEIDIQFSEPDEAGLIQFLVKEKLFNPDRVDKGIARLRTALTRKTQGRLDSFFTVTKVPQQTAAARAPLAGTKRPRDGKLVHVSGTLRKATSGHKKAVKK